The sequence below is a genomic window from Sorangiineae bacterium MSr12523.
CCGGCCGCGAGGTAGACGTCGTAGGCGACGCATTTGTGCTCGTTCTCCTCGGCCGCGTGCCACTTCCAGAGCGCGGCCATGGTGGGATGGGCACCGTCGAAGATGTTCTTCTTCTTTTCCGCCTCTTCGAGCAGCGCGTGGGCCATCAGGGCCGTGAAGTGCTCCAGCGCGGCGGTGGCGGCGAGCTGCATGCGCTTCGGTAGGCGCTTGGTAACGCGGTCGAGCAGCTTTTCCACGCGCTGCTCCAGCTCCGCCACCGGATAGCCCTGGCGCTCGAGCATCTCGTTGTAGCGATCGTGCTCGCGGCTATGGATCCCCTCTTGGGCGCAAAACGCACGCACCTCTTTGTGCAAGCGGGCACCCTTCACGTGGCTCTGATGCGCGCGCACCGAGGCGATGAAGAAGCGCTCTCCGGCGGGAAAGAAGATCGACAAGTTGTTGAAAAAGGTGGTCACCGATTTGCGACCATCGACCCAATACTTGGGTACGCCATCGTCGACGCCGAATTTCAGATTGCGAGGTTCGAACGTCTGCGGGAACTCCGTGATTGTAGCGCTCATGATGACTAGGCCGCCTTTCGATAAGCCGGTGACGATTCGAATTCGCGCTTCCAGCGCGCGATGGCCGAGTTGCAGTCCAGATCGCGCGGGTGAAACGATGGGCGATAATATTGAAAATAGAGTGGAATGATCTGCCGCAGCCAACCCGGCTTCCCAAAGAGGTGCCAGCCGAGGCGCGCCCATTCCGCCGGCGAATACAAGATACCGTCGCGCCTCATGAAGGCGACCTGGTGCTCGAAGACTTTGGCCCAAAAGATGGCGGTGGCGAAGAGCATGACCACGGCGCGCTCGCGGTAATCTCCTCCGGCCGCGAGGTACACGTCGAAGGCAACGCTCTTGTGCTCGTTTTCCTCGACGGCGTGCCATTTCCAAAGCGCGGCCATCGTCGGATGTCCTTCGTCGAAAATGCCATTGTCGAGCGCGGCGTGGGCCATCAGGGCCGTGAAATGCTCGAGCGCACAGGTGATCGCGAGCTGCGCCCTTTTCGGTGCACGCGCGGAAACGCGGTCGAGAAGTTGCTCCACGCGCTTTTCCAGCGCGCGCGCCGGGTAGCCCTGGCGCTCGAGCATATCGTTGTAGCCTTCGTGCTCGCGGCTGTGGATGCCCTCTTGCCCGCAGAAGGCGCGCACCTCCTTTCGCAGGCGGTCATCTTTAATGAGGTGATGGTGCGCGCGAACGGCTTTGATGAAGAAGCGCTCTCCAAGGGGGAAGAAGATCGACAGGCCGTCGAAGAAGTTCGTGACCGACTTGCGGCCGCCGAGCCAGTGTCGGGGCACGTCGTCCTCGGAAAAGTCGAACCGCAAGTTCATTCCGGCCTTGCGGCCGTCATAGGCCTCATCTGCCATCGACTTCTCAGTCTGCGCTCGGTTCCGCACTTCCATCGCTACCTCCACCGACGGGGTCATGCTCTAAAGGTGGCGCCGATTGACGCGGGGCGGTAGGTTCCGTGGTGCCAGAGTTTTGTCAGTTCGGGCCAACCTCCATGTGGGAACCACGCGAAAAGCATAGTTTTCCAGCCGTCCACGCCCTGCACCTCGCCCAACTCGTGAAGCGGTGGCACGTCACCCCGGAGGAGCTCCTTTCCGGACTCGACCTCGACACGGACTTTCTCTCCGAACCCGACGCTCGCCTCTCCATCGCCATGATGGAGACCTTGGTCGAGCGCGCCCGCGCCCTCACCGGCGAGCCAGCCATCGGCTTCTTCCTCGGTTTGGAAATGCGCATTTCGGCCCACGGCTTTCTCGGCTTCGCGGCCATGAGCGCTTCGACCTTGCGCGACGCCATCGAGCTTGCCGTGCAATTCGCCCCCACGCGCACGACCGCGCTCTCGCTGCGCCTCTGCGTGGACGGTGGGGTGGCCTCGCTCATCGTGGACGAGCGCACGGACTTGGGAAAAGCGCGCGATGCGATTCTGATTTTCATTCTGGTGGGCCTCTGGCAAGTCGCCAATGCCCTCACGGGGCGCGAGTTGAGTGGCAGTGCGGACTTTGCATTTGCAAAACCGGATTATTTGATAAAAGCGCCGCATCTCATGTCGTTGGTTCGATTCGACCAACCATCGAATCAATTGCTCTTCGATGCCGCCGTTTTGGATCTACCGCTGACCATGGCCGATCCCGCCGCGTTGAAGCTGGCACGCGAACAATTGGAACGCGCGCTGGATGCCTTGGGCACCGATGGCCGGATCGAGGCGCGGGTGCGAAATCTCATTCCGAAGAAGGAGGGCGGGTTTCGCTCGCTGGAGGAGATCGCATCGGAGCTGCGTTTTTCGCCCCGCACCTTGAAGCGAAAATTGGCAGCGCAGGGCGTGGCGTATTCGTCGCTGCTCGAGGAACAGCAACGCGACAAAGCGCTGCTCTTGCTACGAGCCTCGGACTCGTCGATCGAGCACGTGGCCGAGCAACTGGGCTATTCCGACGTGGCGAACTTCACGCGGGCGTTCCGGCGTTGGACCGGAATGACGCCCGCGGCCTACCGCCGCACTACGGACCCACGTGCGTAGGTGCAGCGCCGTTGAGGATACCGGCGACCCAGTCGGTGAGGGCAACGTCGCCGACCTTGGTGGAGTAGAACTCGTCGCCGTAGAGGAACGTGTGGCGTTCGCCGGGGACGTAGTACGTGCTCGCGCGGCCCGTGGGCTTTAGGTAATTGTCGCGCAGCTCGGCGAGGCCCTTGGAGTATTGGTCGCCGGGGTATGTGCCGGGGAAGCCGTTGATGTTTTGGCAATTGTTGTTACCAAACGACATGAAGAGCCGAATCGTGGAATCCTGATCGGCCGAGAGCAGCCCGAAGCGGCCTTGCGGGTACTTGTTGATGATGAAGGGAACGGCGTTGACCAGGCCCCCCGCGCTGCCGCCGTCGGCGAGGTTGCAGGCCGTGCAATCGGCGGGAAGACCGGCGTTGAGGTTCCAGACATTGCGGAAACGCTGCTGCAAACAAGGCGGCAGGTACGTGTCGGACATCACCGGCCCGGCGTCGTCGATCATGACGACGGGGCGCGGGCAGAATGCCTTGGCGACGCGCTCGTAGCTGATGGACGCACCGAAGCCGCCGGCGCTGCTTCCGGTGAGAAGGACCTGGTCGACATTGGGAAATGTCGGAACGATGCGCTTCAAATAAGCGAGCACGTTGGCCACGCCCGTGAAGCGTTGGTCCTGGGGCCCGGAGGGAACGTCGCCGCTCTCCACGCTGCCGCCGAAAATGTCGCCGGAGCAATACGGGAAGAACACGGCGTTCCAATCCTTGACGGGATTGGCGGCGTTCGAGTCGCTCAGGATGCCGCCGCTGCTCTGCGTACCGTTCCAAGAGGCAAAGTCGAAGTTCTGAGGATTGGCGGCGCACGTCGCGGCATTGAAACAGGCCCCGCCGCCCTGGAGGTAGATCATGAGCTTCTTCGAGTCGGGCTTCGTGCGGATGGCGAAGCCCGTGTCGGAGCCGTCGCGGCACTTGGCCCCTGCAACGGGAACCCACGTCCACGCGTTCGCGGGGGCATTGCTCACAGGAGCACCGACGTCGAACGGCGCGCAGGTCAAACCGGAATCGCCACCATCCGCGGTCCCGCTGTCGTTGCCGCCGTTGCCCGAGTCTCCCCTGCCCCCGCCGCTGTCTCCGGATACGTTGCCGCCCGAGCTATCTTTGCCCGAATCGGGCCCGGGCGGGATGCCCCCCGTGTCGTCGCCGCCGCAGTTGGCCGACGAGGTGACCAGGGTGGCCAATGCCAAACAGGGGACGAACATGGCCGCAGAGAAGAGCGGATGGCTTCGCATGCACCGAGGATAGACGTCGCTGACCCGAGGTCAACAATGTTATCCGATATTTGGCAATCGGCGGCGACGACGCACTGCAAGAAGGGCCAATGCCGTCATGGGGAGTGCGAGGCCGTAGGAGGAGTGCGGCGCGAGGCCGGAGACGCTGCAACCATCGCTGCTCGCGACACCGTCGTTGTCGATCGCGTTGGGGGATCCGGCATCGGCCTTTCCAGCATCGGCACCGACGTTGGCGGGCGGGCCCGAGTCTGGCGCGGGCTCACTGGCTGAGTCGGGGGGATCGCCGCCCGCGGGGGCGCCGTCGGTGGGTGGCGCGGAATCAGCGATATTTCCAGCGTCTGCGGGTGGGGCGCCCGCGTCGGTGGGCGTGGAGCCGGCCGCGTAGCTGGCCACCAAGGCAAAGGGCTGATCGCCACTCGGCAGATTGAAGCCTCGCACCGTGATGGTGTACGTGCCCGAAGGTGGGCTGGCGAGAATCACCTGCTCGACCGTGTTGCGGCGATCGGCCGTGCCGCCGGTGGTGGACCCACCGTTGGTGAGCACATTGCCAAGATAGGTGCCTCCCGGGCCTTTGACCTCGAGATCCAGATCGTTATTCAGATGCGGATTGGCCGCCGGTGTCGACGGATAGTCGGTCCACGTCAACGTCACCTTGAGCGAAGCGCTAGAATCCACATCGAGTGAAAATGTCTTCGCCTGCCCCGAACCACCCTGCGGGAAGCCTGTGTCGTCGGCGGCAAACAACCGGCGGGCTTGCCCCGTGAAATAGAGAGCGTCGTCCAGCAGAACGCGGCCCCACCCTTGGCAATTGCCCGGCACCGAGCCCGCATTGGCCATCGACGCGGCCGAGTTGATCATGGTGGCCTTGATCAAGGCGGCCGATGGCGTGCGGCGATCCGCCGCGTTGGCGGCGCCACTGGGGTAGAAGCCATCGGTATAATACTGGCGAACCAGGGCTCCGAAGCCGGCGGCGCCGGGGGTGGCCATGCTGGTGCCGCTCATCGAGGTGGTGTTGCAGTTGTTCGAGGCCGTGTTGCTGTCGTTGCGCGCGGAGACGATGTCCGCCCCGGGGACGGTGATGTCGGGCTTGATCCGGTTGTCGTCGGTGGGGCCGCAGCTCGAGAAGCTGGCCATGGAGTTTGCACCCGTGCCACGCTCGGTCGCGCCCACCGAGATGCCACTCTTGGCGGTGGACGGGCTGCCCACGGAGCCGTTGCCGGGGCCGGAGTTCCCGGCGGCGAACAGTACCAGGAAGTCCTTGTGATTCCACATGAACTCGTCGACGTCTTGCGAGCCCGCCGTGTAGTTGTTCTGCACGGAGGCGTTCTCCTGGTCGCCCCACGAATTGGAGTGCAGCCGCGCGCCTTGGTCGTACGCCTGCTGGAAAATGGGATTCAAATCGACCACCGGGCAGCCGATGCCCGGCAGGTCCGCGCAATCGTCGCCACCGTAGCCGCCGTCTTGCACGACGAGCTTCGCGCCCGGCGCCATTCCGTCACCGGAATCGCGCGCAACGAGATGGGCGAAGTTGTCGCCCGCGATGGTGCCGGCCACGTGCGTGCCATGGCCGTGGGTATCCCATTCGGTGCTGGAGATGCCGCCGTTGCACTCTGCCGTGGCGAGGAAGTCCACGGCGAGGATCTTCCGTTGTGCAGCATCGACGGAGGTACCACCGTTGCAGGCATTGGCGGGTGGTAGGCGATTCAGCGCCGTATCGCGGAAGTAGCACGCGTCGGGATCGATGCCCGTGTCCAAAACGGCGACGGTCTGGCCTTCGCCATGGATACCCTTGTTGAAGATGGGTGTCGTCTGGCCGCCGGATAGGCCCGATTGGCCGACCCACACCGTAGTGTCGTTGTAGAGGACGCGGCGCGTTTCAGGCTCGATCCAGAAGACCTCGGGGACGGCCGCCAAGGCGGAGACCTGCGATAGAGGAGCGCGCAGACGCACCCGGGAGAAGCGGTCGCCCTGATGGCGCCCCAGGATCGTGGCGCCTGCTCGTTGCAACTGGGATGCAATGGCATCCAAGTCGGCGTCCGGGAAAACTTGGACGAGGAGCTGCTCGGTTCCCGCGGAAATCGCCAATCGGTCCTGAAGGGCGCGGGGGATTTTGTGCTCCGGCTGGTACGCGGCACTCCAGAACGACGTGACGGGCGAACGGGCCCGCACGAGAAACGTATCGTGTGGAAGATACGTGTAAATGCGGTCGACTTGCCTGCGTAGCCGCGCGATATCTTCACGCGAAACGGGCCCCGGAAATTTGACCAATTGATATGGTGACGACGTATCGCTACCGGCCAATCGGCTCCCAAATAATTCTGAGGACGAACTTGAAGAATCGGTGGGAATGGTCATCGAATCGAGCCAAATTCCCGAGCGACTTGCCGTTCGAGTGTCCTGCTGCGCAGGGCCGGAGCTGCACGCGACGAGTACCCCTGCAGAAACAATGAGTGCAGGCAAAGTGGGCGCCGGAAACTGGGCGTGTCGCCGCTTCATGCTCGATTCTCCTCCTGAGCCGATGTGGAAGCGCCATGATGGGCCAAAACGGAAGAGATGACACCTAGAAATCGCCCTACCGCATTGTATTTATCTACTATATCCGGACGATGAATAGGCAAGTGTAGCCATATAGGCTATATCCCCGGCGGTGCTTCCGTCGTTGGATAACTTGAGGTGCTTTCTGTCGGCCGCGCGGTTGCTCAACTTTCGCAAGGCGGCGCGGCCTTTGGGCATTACGCCGGCGGCATTCGGACAGCGCATTCGCCAGCTCGAAACGGAGCTGGGTACCGAGCTTTTTCGGCGTACGACGCGGTCCGTGGCCTTGACCGATGCGGGCATGGCGCTCGTGCCGCATGCGGAAAAATGCCTTGCGGCGGCCGGCGACTGCCTGCGCGCTGCACGCGGTGAGACCGGGCCTACGCCCATGGATCTCACCTTGGGCACGCGCTGGGAGCTCGGTATGAGCTGGATTCTGCCCCAGCTCGATCCCCTCGCCGCCCTGATGCCGTGGATGCACATTCATCTCTATTTCGGCTCAGGGCCCGACCTTCTCTTTCGTGTCCGCACCCTGGAGGTGGATTGCGCAATCACCTCGAGCCGGCTCGGGGATGCCAAGTTGGATTCCCTGCAATTGCATCGCGAGAACTACGTCTTTTGCGGTGCACGAACGCTATTGCGCAAAAAGCCGCTCACGCGACCGGAGCATGCGCGCGAACACGTGCTCGTCGATTATGCATCGGATCTGCCGCTGTTTCGCTATTGGCGGGATGCGGCCGGTGGCGGCGATCGGCTGCAGTTTCGGCAGATTACCTGTTTGGGAAGCGTGCATGCCATTGCCGTTCGCGTGATCGAAGGCGCCGGCGTGGCGGTGTTGCCGGAGTACATCATTCGGCGCGAGCTCGAGAATGGGACGCTGCAAGAGATCTTCAAGTCGGTTACGCCGCTGCACGACCATTTTCGGCTCGTGTTTCGGCCGGATGATCCGCGGCGGAGCGTGTACGAAGGGCTGGCGCGGGCGTTGATGAACGTGCCGCTTCAGTGACGTCGCCACACTCGGGCGCGGGCAACGTCGTGCAGGAGGGTGCCCTCGAAGAAACGCTGCACGGTGCGTTTGCGCATGGCGGGGACTTTGACGCCGTTTTCCAGCTTCGAAGTGTCGGAGGCGACGCAGAACAACAGGCGCACCTCCTTGTCGGAGAACCAGTTGCCGAGGGACGCGGCCAGTGGACCCATTTGAGGGCGGCGATTTCCGCGCGACGCGATGACCTTGCGCATTTCGACGACAGTGAGCACATCCCCGGAGATGCCGGAAAAGAGCGCGTCGAAGGCCGCACGGTCGAAGTTGCCCGCGTCGTCGAAGCCCCCCGTATCGAAGGGGTGTTTGCCCTGGGCAATGCGGTCGATGTGCACCTTGAAACCGGGTTTTCCCGTGGTGAGATATCCGAGAAAGCCATTGATGATCGGCGTCAAGACGAGCGCCAATGCCCAGGACACGCCAATCCGCGAAAGGCCGCGGAACGTCTGGCCCAAGGTGATCACGCCCGTGCCCTCGGGGTCGAAGAAGCTCACGTGCGTCTGCAGCGGTGTCATCGCGCGAGGATCTCTTCGAAACCGGGCGCGCTCATGGCCAGGCATCGCTCCACGTTGCGTACGCCTTGGGCCGTGAAAAAGTCGAGCGCGCGTTCCATCAATTCGGCGCCGGTGGCGCCGCCCAGCAAAGCGCCCAGACGGTGGCGTGCGCACGCGGCGAGATAGCCCAAATCGGCGCCGTCGAGCATGGGAACCGCAATCTCCAGTGCGGCGCGCGTCCCTTCGCGGTCGCCGCGGGCGGCCGTGGCGGTGGCGCGCAGCATGTAGCCCATGGCCGGCGCATAACGGAGCTTCTCGCGCAGAAGGCGTTTGGCGGCACGGTCGATCACGGCCAGCAGCTGCCGTTCGTCGATGAAACGCGAGCGATGCACCGCGAGCTTCTCGCACGTCACCGCCGAGGCCGCGGTGAGCGCCTGCTCGTACAAGGTGAAGGTGCGAACCATGGCCGCGCGCAAGAGATGCGTTTTCTCGAGCGCAGGCATGTCCCGCTCCGAGCGCCACCATGCGGCGACCCCGTCGCCCCGATAGCGTTGTACGGAGCATGCGGCAATCATCGCGCCCCAATGGGCGCTGGTGAAGATATCGCCATTGCCCGGGCCCGTATTCGAATGCCCCGTGTTCGAGTAACCGCTGGCGATGCCCTGCGTGACCCTCCAAGCTGCGTCGACGTCGTCCCCCACGATGTGCGCAATGCAATTCGGATAAATCGAGTGCATCAGCGCAAAGCGATCTTCGCGGGCGCGCGCTTCCTCCACGATGGACGGGATGCGCTCCCCTGCCTCGCGCAGCTCGCCGCTCAGAATGAGCACGTTGCACGTCCACGCTTGCGTGTTGGCCAGCTCCCACGCGGCAAAGCGGCACCGCGCGCGGAAGATGCCATCGGCGCGTTCCAGCTTTTTGCGGGCGCTGCGCCACTCGCCCAGGAAGAAATGCACGAACGCCGCCGCCAGCTGCGAAAGGGCGACACTATGCGGATCTCCGGTGTGGTCGGCGATTTGTTCGGCCGTGCGCACCATCTCTTCGGCGCGCTGGCGGCCAGGCTCCCCGGCGCTGGCGACGTTGCTCGCGGCCACGGCGAGCGCGCGGCACAATCGCAGTGGATCGCCCGCCTCCATCGCCAGAAGAAGCGCGCGTGTGCCGAAATCCGCGCCGCGCAGCACGTCGGTCAACGCGAGCCCGGTGGCCGCGGAAAACGCCGCGTCGGCGCGCGAGAGCTCGGCGCGGGACGGAGAGCGCGTGGACGTGGGACGGCGCACCGCCCATGACAGCCGCAGCCGCGCGTCGTTGTAGACGAAGGACGCCAGCGCCGCCTCCGTCGACATCGGGTAGCTCACGCCCACCGCCTCGAGCACCGTGTGCAGCACACGCAGCCCCTCGCGCTCGCGACCGCCCTTGAGCAGGTATTCCGCGGCCATGCGCCGCAGCTCGATGGCCTCCTCGGGCCCCGCATCGGCGGCTGCGGCCAGGTACGCATCGGCGGCTTTTGCGCCGCGCCCGGCACTCGCCAGCGCATCGCCCAATTCGCGATAGAGATCGCGCGCGGCGCCTGCGCCCAGCTCGATGGCCGCCTCGTACAACCGCGCGGCGCGCAAAAAGGCCAGGGCCTCGTTGGCCGCTTCCGCGGCACGCACCGCGTACTTTTTCGCGCTATCCCGATCGCCGCCTGCGAAAAAGTGTTGGAACACCGCCTCGGGATCCGCGTTCTCGCTCGCGGCGAGGGCCCGCGCCAGACCAAGATGGCACTGCTGCCTTCGTTCCTCCGAGAGGCTGCCCGCCATGGTCTCGCGGATCCGATCGTGCGTCGTCTCCGCCGAGTCGCGCGCCGAAAGGCCGCGCGTGTGAATCAGCCGCGCGCTGCGAAGCTGCAAGAGCGCCGCGAAGTACGAGCCCACGCTGCCGGTCGCGCTCTCCGCCACGCGATGCTCGAGCGGGCC
It includes:
- a CDS encoding metal-dependent hydrolase, encoding MSATITEFPQTFEPRNLKFGVDDGVPKYWVDGRKSVTTFFNNLSIFFPAGERFFIASVRAHQSHVKGARLHKEVRAFCAQEGIHSREHDRYNEMLERQGYPVAELEQRVEKLLDRVTKRLPKRMQLAATAALEHFTALMAHALLEEAEKKKNIFDGAHPTMAALWKWHAAEENEHKCVAYDVYLAAGGYYGERVAVMLFASIVFWTRVFEHQAHMMKSDDTLYSVREWAKLGWALFGNPGTLRKILPLYFLYYKPSFHPRDLDCSAAIERWKREFESSSVYQAA
- a CDS encoding pectinacetylesterase family protein, which gives rise to MRSHPLFSAAMFVPCLALATLVTSSANCGGDDTGGIPPGPDSGKDSSGGNVSGDSGGGRGDSGNGGNDSGTADGGDSGLTCAPFDVGAPVSNAPANAWTWVPVAGAKCRDGSDTGFAIRTKPDSKKLMIYLQGGGACFNAATCAANPQNFDFASWNGTQSSGGILSDSNAANPVKDWNAVFFPYCSGDIFGGSVESGDVPSGPQDQRFTGVANVLAYLKRIVPTFPNVDQVLLTGSSAGGFGASISYERVAKAFCPRPVVMIDDAGPVMSDTYLPPCLQQRFRNVWNLNAGLPADCTACNLADGGSAGGLVNAVPFIINKYPQGRFGLLSADQDSTIRLFMSFGNNNCQNINGFPGTYPGDQYSKGLAELRDNYLKPTGRASTYYVPGERHTFLYGDEFYSTKVGDVALTDWVAGILNGAAPTHVGP
- a CDS encoding caleosin family protein, which encodes MTPLQTHVSFFDPEGTGVITLGQTFRGLSRIGVSWALALVLTPIINGFLGYLTTGKPGFKVHIDRIAQGKHPFDTGGFDDAGNFDRAAFDALFSGISGDVLTVVEMRKVIASRGNRRPQMGPLAASLGNWFSDKEVRLLFCVASDTSKLENGVKVPAMRKRTVQRFFEGTLLHDVARARVWRRH
- a CDS encoding AraC family transcriptional regulator, with the protein product MKRWHVTPEELLSGLDLDTDFLSEPDARLSIAMMETLVERARALTGEPAIGFFLGLEMRISAHGFLGFAAMSASTLRDAIELAVQFAPTRTTALSLRLCVDGGVASLIVDERTDLGKARDAILIFILVGLWQVANALTGRELSGSADFAFAKPDYLIKAPHLMSLVRFDQPSNQLLFDAAVLDLPLTMADPAALKLAREQLERALDALGTDGRIEARVRNLIPKKEGGFRSLEEIASELRFSPRTLKRKLAAQGVAYSSLLEEQQRDKALLLLRASDSSIEHVAEQLGYSDVANFTRAFRRWTGMTPAAYRRTTDPRA
- a CDS encoding metal-dependent hydrolase — encoded protein: MADEAYDGRKAGMNLRFDFSEDDVPRHWLGGRKSVTNFFDGLSIFFPLGERFFIKAVRAHHHLIKDDRLRKEVRAFCGQEGIHSREHEGYNDMLERQGYPARALEKRVEQLLDRVSARAPKRAQLAITCALEHFTALMAHAALDNGIFDEGHPTMAALWKWHAVEENEHKSVAFDVYLAAGGDYRERAVVMLFATAIFWAKVFEHQVAFMRRDGILYSPAEWARLGWHLFGKPGWLRQIIPLYFQYYRPSFHPRDLDCNSAIARWKREFESSPAYRKAA
- a CDS encoding S8 family serine peptidase encodes the protein MRARSPVTSFWSAAYQPEHKIPRALQDRLAISAGTEQLLVQVFPDADLDAIASQLQRAGATILGRHQGDRFSRVRLRAPLSQVSALAAVPEVFWIEPETRRVLYNDTTVWVGQSGLSGGQTTPIFNKGIHGEGQTVAVLDTGIDPDACYFRDTALNRLPPANACNGGTSVDAAQRKILAVDFLATAECNGGISSTEWDTHGHGTHVAGTIAGDNFAHLVARDSGDGMAPGAKLVVQDGGYGGDDCADLPGIGCPVVDLNPIFQQAYDQGARLHSNSWGDQENASVQNNYTAGSQDVDEFMWNHKDFLVLFAAGNSGPGNGSVGSPSTAKSGISVGATERGTGANSMASFSSCGPTDDNRIKPDITVPGADIVSARNDSNTASNNCNTTSMSGTSMATPGAAGFGALVRQYYTDGFYPSGAANAADRRTPSAALIKATMINSAASMANAGSVPGNCQGWGRVLLDDALYFTGQARRLFAADDTGFPQGGSGQAKTFSLDVDSSASLKVTLTWTDYPSTPAANPHLNNDLDLEVKGPGGTYLGNVLTNGGSTTGGTADRRNTVEQVILASPPSGTYTITVRGFNLPSGDQPFALVASYAAGSTPTDAGAPPADAGNIADSAPPTDGAPAGGDPPDSASEPAPDSGPPANVGADAGKADAGSPNAIDNDGVASSDGCSVSGLAPHSSYGLALPMTALALLAVRRRRRLPNIG
- a CDS encoding LysR family transcriptional regulator, coding for MLPSLDNLRCFLSAARLLNFRKAARPLGITPAAFGQRIRQLETELGTELFRRTTRSVALTDAGMALVPHAEKCLAAAGDCLRAARGETGPTPMDLTLGTRWELGMSWILPQLDPLAALMPWMHIHLYFGSGPDLLFRVRTLEVDCAITSSRLGDAKLDSLQLHRENYVFCGARTLLRKKPLTRPEHAREHVLVDYASDLPLFRYWRDAAGGGDRLQFRQITCLGSVHAIAVRVIEGAGVAVLPEYIIRRELENGTLQEIFKSVTPLHDHFRLVFRPDDPRRSVYEGLARALMNVPLQ